A genomic stretch from Gopherus evgoodei ecotype Sinaloan lineage unplaced genomic scaffold, rGopEvg1_v1.p scaffold_47_arrow_ctg1, whole genome shotgun sequence includes:
- the LOC115642926 gene encoding gastrula zinc finger protein XlCGF57.1-like isoform X1, which translates to MPGGGRAQVPVSFEDVAVYFSPEEWTELAEWQRELYRDVMKENYELIASLGCPGAKPEIICQMERGEEPCVREPQGWRERRPQSPISAGVGVTIKKEEPEEGCVGQEDPEALAPWRTVSGKVGEKGLQLLELKSCKSESGSQQKPRTQAGDPQGRRTERVAERPHACPDCEKSFKDRTALIIHQRIHAGEKPFACTECGKRFTQKQHLTTHQRTHTGEHPFFCAQCGSSFRLRKVFLTHQRVHAGELPFTCTECGKIFNHKHHLITHRRTHTGERPFPCVQCDKRFTQKHHLLSHQRSHTGKRPFSCAQCGKSFKDKTPLSIHQLVHTGEKPFSCEACGKIFSHKHHLVIHRRTHTGEKPFTCAECGKRFTQKHHLVSHQRIHTGERPFACAHCGRSFKDKITLKLHVRLHTGERPFACAECGESFRLRKVLLTHQRVHTGQAPLICTECGKTFNHMQRMAMHQTSHHARQGPFRRAQRGESSLGRPQLLLPQQGQPADCLAHAATFQPPAPGGSPYATGRVSPGPDKTPSAQLHTEPAPRDHPEETI; encoded by the exons GGTGTCCGGGTGCCAAACCAGAGATCATTTGTCAGATGGAGCGTGGGGAGGAGCCGTGTGTgcgggagccccagggctggagagagaggagaccccagaGCCCCATCTCAG CAGGTGTTGGCGTCACCATTAAAAaggaggagccagaagagggaTGTGTTGGTCAGGAAGATCCCGAAGCCCTGGCACCGTGGAGGACCGTGTCCGGAAAAGTGGGGGAGAAAGGTCTCCAGCTCCTGGAACTAAAGAGCTGCAAGAGCGAAAGCGGGTCCCAGCAGAAGCCGCGAACCCAGGCCGGAGACCCTCAGGGGAGACGAACCGAGAGGGTGGCAGAGAGGCCTCATGCATGCCCAGACTGTGAGAAGAGCTTCAAGGACAGGACGGCTTTGATAATCCACCAGCGGATCCATGCGGGCGAGAAGCCCTTTGCCTGCACCGAGTGCGGGAAGCGCTTCACGCAGAAGCAGCACCTCACCACTCACCAGCGCACCCACACCGGGGAGCACCCCTTCTTCTGCGCCCAGTGTGGCAGCAGCTTCCGGCTGAGGAAAGTCTTCCTGACCCACCAGCGGGTCCACGCAGGGGAGCTGCCCTTCACCTGCACCGAGTGCGGGAAGATCTTCAACCACAAGCACCACCTGATCACGCACCGCCGCACCCACACGGGCGAGCGCCCCTTCCCCTGCGTCCAGTGCGACAAGCGCTTCACCCAGAAGCACCATCTGCTGAGCCACCAGCGCAGCCACACGGGCAAGCGGCCCTTCTCCTGCGCccagtgtgggaagagcttcaagGACAAGACACCGCTGAGCATCCACCAGCTCGTGCACACCGGGGAGAAGCCGTTCTCCTGCGAGGCTTGCGGGAAGATCTTCAGCCACAAGCACCACCTGGTGATCCACCGCCGCACCCACACCGGCGAGAAGCCCTTCACTTGCGCCGAGTGCGGCAAGCGCTTCACGCAGAAGCACCATCTCGTCAGccaccagcgcatccacaccgGGGAGCGTCCCTTCGCCTGCGCCCACTGCGGGAGGAGCTTCAAGGACAAGATCACCCTGAAGCTGCACGTCAGGCTGCACACCGGGGAACGGCCCTTCGCCTGCGCCGAGTGTGGGGAGAGCTTCCGCCTGAGGAAGGTGCTGCTCACCCACCAGCGGGTGCACACGGGGCAGGCCCCGCTGATCTGCACCGAGTGCGGCAAGACCTTCAATCATATGCAGCGCATGGCCATGCACCAAACGAGCCACCACGCCCGGCAAGGGCCGTTCCGGAGAGCTCAGCGCGGGGAGAGCAGCTTGGGGAGACCACAGCTCCTATTGCCCCAGCAGGGCCAGCCCGCTGACTGCTTGGCGCACGCAGCGACCTTCCAGCCGCCAGCACCCGGTGGCTCCCCCTATGCAACAGGCAGAGTAAGTCCTGGGCCTGACAAAACACCTTCTGCACAATTACACACAGAGCCGGCCCCGCGGGATCACCCAGAAGAAACCATCTGA
- the LOC115642926 gene encoding gastrula zinc finger protein XlCGF57.1-like isoform X2, whose product MPGGGRAQVPVSFEDVAVYFSPEEWTELAEWQRELYRDVMKENYELIASLGCPGAKPEIICQMERGEEPCVREPQGWRERRPQSPISGVGVTIKKEEPEEGCVGQEDPEALAPWRTVSGKVGEKGLQLLELKSCKSESGSQQKPRTQAGDPQGRRTERVAERPHACPDCEKSFKDRTALIIHQRIHAGEKPFACTECGKRFTQKQHLTTHQRTHTGEHPFFCAQCGSSFRLRKVFLTHQRVHAGELPFTCTECGKIFNHKHHLITHRRTHTGERPFPCVQCDKRFTQKHHLLSHQRSHTGKRPFSCAQCGKSFKDKTPLSIHQLVHTGEKPFSCEACGKIFSHKHHLVIHRRTHTGEKPFTCAECGKRFTQKHHLVSHQRIHTGERPFACAHCGRSFKDKITLKLHVRLHTGERPFACAECGESFRLRKVLLTHQRVHTGQAPLICTECGKTFNHMQRMAMHQTSHHARQGPFRRAQRGESSLGRPQLLLPQQGQPADCLAHAATFQPPAPGGSPYATGRVSPGPDKTPSAQLHTEPAPRDHPEETI is encoded by the exons GGTGTCCGGGTGCCAAACCAGAGATCATTTGTCAGATGGAGCGTGGGGAGGAGCCGTGTGTgcgggagccccagggctggagagagaggagaccccagaGCCCCATCTCAG GTGTTGGCGTCACCATTAAAAaggaggagccagaagagggaTGTGTTGGTCAGGAAGATCCCGAAGCCCTGGCACCGTGGAGGACCGTGTCCGGAAAAGTGGGGGAGAAAGGTCTCCAGCTCCTGGAACTAAAGAGCTGCAAGAGCGAAAGCGGGTCCCAGCAGAAGCCGCGAACCCAGGCCGGAGACCCTCAGGGGAGACGAACCGAGAGGGTGGCAGAGAGGCCTCATGCATGCCCAGACTGTGAGAAGAGCTTCAAGGACAGGACGGCTTTGATAATCCACCAGCGGATCCATGCGGGCGAGAAGCCCTTTGCCTGCACCGAGTGCGGGAAGCGCTTCACGCAGAAGCAGCACCTCACCACTCACCAGCGCACCCACACCGGGGAGCACCCCTTCTTCTGCGCCCAGTGTGGCAGCAGCTTCCGGCTGAGGAAAGTCTTCCTGACCCACCAGCGGGTCCACGCAGGGGAGCTGCCCTTCACCTGCACCGAGTGCGGGAAGATCTTCAACCACAAGCACCACCTGATCACGCACCGCCGCACCCACACGGGCGAGCGCCCCTTCCCCTGCGTCCAGTGCGACAAGCGCTTCACCCAGAAGCACCATCTGCTGAGCCACCAGCGCAGCCACACGGGCAAGCGGCCCTTCTCCTGCGCccagtgtgggaagagcttcaagGACAAGACACCGCTGAGCATCCACCAGCTCGTGCACACCGGGGAGAAGCCGTTCTCCTGCGAGGCTTGCGGGAAGATCTTCAGCCACAAGCACCACCTGGTGATCCACCGCCGCACCCACACCGGCGAGAAGCCCTTCACTTGCGCCGAGTGCGGCAAGCGCTTCACGCAGAAGCACCATCTCGTCAGccaccagcgcatccacaccgGGGAGCGTCCCTTCGCCTGCGCCCACTGCGGGAGGAGCTTCAAGGACAAGATCACCCTGAAGCTGCACGTCAGGCTGCACACCGGGGAACGGCCCTTCGCCTGCGCCGAGTGTGGGGAGAGCTTCCGCCTGAGGAAGGTGCTGCTCACCCACCAGCGGGTGCACACGGGGCAGGCCCCGCTGATCTGCACCGAGTGCGGCAAGACCTTCAATCATATGCAGCGCATGGCCATGCACCAAACGAGCCACCACGCCCGGCAAGGGCCGTTCCGGAGAGCTCAGCGCGGGGAGAGCAGCTTGGGGAGACCACAGCTCCTATTGCCCCAGCAGGGCCAGCCCGCTGACTGCTTGGCGCACGCAGCGACCTTCCAGCCGCCAGCACCCGGTGGCTCCCCCTATGCAACAGGCAGAGTAAGTCCTGGGCCTGACAAAACACCTTCTGCACAATTACACACAGAGCCGGCCCCGCGGGATCACCCAGAAGAAACCATCTGA